The Lactuca sativa cultivar Salinas chromosome 2, Lsat_Salinas_v11, whole genome shotgun sequence genome includes a window with the following:
- the LOC111921734 gene encoding RING-H2 finger protein ATL64, with protein MMSPGINLVMTVIGFTVSTMFIVFVCTRLICARIHYISSRRSFRMSSRSDLNVLERGIRGAEPLVAASFPTKKYSDPFFSCAKDAQCIVCLSEYHADDTLRILPFCGHFFHSSCIDIWLQQHCTCPVCRVSLRETFDRRYTLQPVSSSAIRFPSRADDNRRIDPTTVGQLRSNNNEQEAEPNNSNMNETSGSKQSGSRSEV; from the exons ATGATGTCTCCTGGGATTAATTTGGTGATGACTGTAATCGGATTTACTGTAAGTACTATGTTCATCGTCTTCGTGTGTACAAGACTCATCTGTGCTCGTATTCATTACATATCTTCAAGACGATCCTTTCGCATGTCTTCTAGATCTGATCTCAACGTT TTGGAGCGTGGCATACGTGGTGCTGAACCTCTTGTTGCAGCAAGCTTCCCTACAAAGAAGTACAGTGATCCCTTCTTTTCGTGTGCAAAAGATGCTCA ATGCATAGTTTGTCTTTCGGAATACCATGCGGATGACACGTTGCGTATTCTTCCTTTCTGTGGACACTTTTTCCATTCATCATGCATCGACATATGGCTTCAGCAACACTGCACGTGTCCCGTCTGTCGAGTCTCGTTACGTGAGACTTTCGACAGACGATACACGCTGCAACCCGTGTCCAGCTCAGCGATCCGATTTCCATCAAGAGCTGATGACAACCGTCGGATCGATCCCACCACTGTTGGTCAACTCCGGTCAAATAACAACGAACAAGAAGCCGAACCGAACAACTCAAACATGAA